The proteins below come from a single Crateriforma spongiae genomic window:
- a CDS encoding sulfatase, which translates to MYRPWLLLGVLALVSTEALAADRPNIVLFFVDDLGWSNLGYRQPDQFDTPNIDLLAQQGIDLQQVYVASPTCSPSRATLLTGQHPARLQMVRHIPGGPKHPDFDKFGRTDVEFNLWPGDPAQFPCRNWLPLEHVTYAEALSDLGYYNLFVGKWHLGHEPYHPIHQGFDRQIGTSNFGHPKGYYPPYAPNGEVFPDAKTQYLTDRITDETVQFISDYSIDQPLMISLWYYNVHTPSQGPSELVPKYQGREGLDGKRAEYAAQVAAVDRSVGRVRKALADKGIDDNTLIIFTSDQGSFFEWEPYRGGKRVDTLCEGGARVPMIFHWPSVIAEGAVNESIVQTTDLFPTLVELAGGDASSYDNLDGISLMPILRDNVTIQRNEPIFGYRAYEDLYASVRDGDWKLLVNRSGQVALYNVVKDRSEQHDLSKKRPKITEELKRELWRWENRVGVAQFSGISP; encoded by the coding sequence GATATCGCCAGCCGGATCAGTTCGACACGCCGAATATCGATTTGCTTGCTCAACAGGGGATCGATTTACAACAAGTCTACGTCGCCAGTCCAACCTGCAGCCCCAGTCGCGCCACGTTGTTGACCGGACAACACCCGGCACGCTTGCAAATGGTTCGCCACATCCCTGGCGGTCCAAAGCATCCGGATTTTGATAAGTTCGGCCGCACCGATGTCGAATTCAACCTGTGGCCCGGCGACCCCGCACAATTCCCCTGCCGCAATTGGTTGCCGCTGGAACATGTCACGTATGCGGAAGCTTTGAGTGATCTGGGATATTACAACCTGTTTGTCGGAAAGTGGCATTTGGGCCACGAACCCTATCATCCCATCCACCAAGGTTTTGATCGTCAAATCGGTACCAGCAACTTTGGTCATCCCAAAGGATACTATCCGCCATATGCGCCCAACGGTGAAGTCTTTCCCGATGCCAAAACACAATACCTGACCGATCGTATCACCGACGAAACGGTTCAGTTCATCTCGGACTATTCGATCGATCAACCGCTGATGATCTCGTTGTGGTACTACAACGTGCATACACCCAGCCAAGGGCCGAGCGAACTGGTGCCCAAGTACCAGGGACGCGAAGGTTTGGACGGCAAACGCGCCGAATACGCCGCTCAAGTCGCCGCCGTTGATCGGTCGGTCGGACGCGTGCGAAAGGCGTTGGCCGACAAAGGAATCGACGACAATACCCTGATCATCTTCACGTCAGATCAAGGCAGTTTTTTCGAATGGGAACCGTATCGCGGTGGCAAGCGTGTTGACACCTTGTGCGAAGGCGGTGCTCGGGTTCCGATGATCTTCCACTGGCCCAGTGTTATCGCTGAAGGCGCGGTGAATGAAAGTATCGTTCAAACCACGGATTTGTTTCCGACGCTGGTTGAATTGGCCGGAGGTGATGCGTCGTCGTATGACAACTTGGATGGAATCTCGTTAATGCCGATTCTGCGAGACAATGTGACGATCCAGCGCAACGAACCGATTTTCGGCTATCGGGCTTACGAAGACCTGTATGCATCGGTCCGTGACGGTGATTGGAAACTGCTGGTCAACCGCAGCGGTCAGGTCGCTTTGTACAACGTCGTGAAAGATCGAAGCGAACAACATGACCTGTCCAAAAAGCGTCCTAAGATCACCGAAGAACTGAAACGCGAACTCTGGCGATGGGAAAACAGGGTGGGTGTGGCCCAGTTTTCCGGAATCAGTCCGTGA
- a CDS encoding serine hydrolase, translating into MPRIGISVVVPRRFTSAATFLLGMSLLTIPTADAQPSQAKLEAKIGEICRKHDLPAMTVAVVNSKGALQTARWGVRKRGTSDQVQPTDRFAIGSNTKSMTATLAAVLVEAGKIQWNTTIGQVWPKATDQHIHPKLKAVAIDDLLSHQSGLPANISDLSPEAWAGFFAETRAPALERRRMLGIVLSKPPTGDRGQYLYSNLGYAVVAAMLETRAGEPFETLMKKHVFDPLEMTSAEFRSLATAKQMKPPMLWGHKADGSPIDPRIRGAENPTVYASCGTIHIALDDYAKYARWHLAGDPKPVLETQEAFDHLHEPLVESGPGTKYACGWICAPTSLGPGWNHAGSNTNFFALIWVVPESDIATIVCTNSGQSQAFTACDAMTGHLFESHSPDLGKVKPERLVGRYQLNPNFVFDVRYRNGRMMVGITNQPTQEVFADSPTRWSYRSVKATLEFHLRPGKGPAHALTLHQNGAAQKAKRIGN; encoded by the coding sequence ATGCCAAGAATCGGAATCAGCGTCGTCGTCCCCCGTCGGTTCACATCGGCAGCAACATTTCTGCTTGGGATGTCGCTTCTGACAATACCGACGGCCGATGCCCAACCATCGCAGGCCAAATTGGAAGCGAAAATCGGCGAGATCTGTCGAAAGCACGATCTCCCTGCGATGACGGTAGCCGTTGTCAATTCAAAAGGGGCGCTGCAAACCGCACGTTGGGGAGTACGCAAACGAGGGACAAGCGACCAGGTTCAGCCGACGGACCGATTCGCGATCGGTTCGAACACCAAATCGATGACGGCGACCTTGGCTGCGGTCTTGGTGGAAGCTGGAAAGATTCAATGGAACACGACCATCGGACAGGTTTGGCCTAAGGCGACCGATCAGCATATTCATCCCAAGTTGAAAGCCGTCGCCATTGACGACCTGCTGTCGCACCAAAGCGGACTGCCGGCCAACATCAGCGATTTGTCACCGGAAGCCTGGGCCGGGTTCTTTGCCGAAACTCGCGCTCCCGCGCTGGAGCGCCGCCGAATGCTGGGAATCGTCTTGTCCAAGCCACCGACGGGCGACCGTGGACAATACCTGTATTCAAATTTGGGCTATGCGGTCGTCGCCGCAATGTTGGAAACGCGTGCGGGCGAACCGTTCGAAACACTGATGAAGAAGCACGTGTTCGACCCGCTAGAAATGACATCGGCCGAGTTTCGATCACTTGCCACAGCCAAACAAATGAAACCGCCGATGCTTTGGGGGCACAAGGCCGACGGTTCGCCAATCGATCCGAGAATACGGGGTGCAGAGAATCCGACCGTCTACGCTTCATGCGGGACGATACACATCGCACTTGATGATTATGCCAAGTACGCGCGGTGGCATCTGGCGGGCGATCCCAAACCCGTATTAGAAACGCAGGAAGCATTCGATCATCTGCACGAACCGTTGGTCGAATCAGGACCGGGAACAAAATACGCGTGTGGTTGGATCTGTGCTCCGACGTCGCTGGGTCCCGGTTGGAATCACGCCGGAAGCAATACGAATTTCTTTGCGTTGATCTGGGTGGTTCCTGAATCGGACATTGCCACAATCGTCTGCACCAATTCAGGACAATCTCAAGCGTTCACCGCTTGCGATGCGATGACCGGTCATCTGTTTGAATCTCATTCACCGGATCTTGGGAAGGTCAAACCGGAACGATTGGTGGGTCGTTATCAACTGAATCCGAACTTTGTTTTTGACGTTCGATATCGCAATGGGCGAATGATGGTGGGGATCACCAACCAGCCAACACAAGAGGTCTTTGCGGATTCACCGACGCGTTGGTCGTACCGTTCAGTCAAGGCGACGTTGGAGTTCCACCTGCGGCCCGGAAAAGGTCCGGCGCATGCTTTGACACTCCACCAAAACGGTGCGGCCCAGAAAGCCAAGCGGATCGGTAACTAG
- a CDS encoding TolC family protein, producing the protein MHLRMIMSILIVTTVGLFVIQHSDADNQSSDREARIDSTDDMDPVIRKLLTERRDTFKSLVEIVNESYLVGRAEHRQLIQVQNDLLQAELDLATTRSERLKLYQQLVDNLQAYEKLLEARFANGTTQQTDVLSTKADRLKAEVALRRQQILDE; encoded by the coding sequence ATGCATTTGCGGATGATCATGTCCATCTTGATTGTCACCACCGTCGGCCTGTTTGTGATACAGCATTCAGACGCCGACAATCAATCAAGCGACCGCGAGGCCAGAATCGATAGCACGGATGACATGGATCCCGTCATTCGTAAACTCTTGACCGAGCGACGGGATACATTCAAATCGCTGGTCGAAATTGTGAACGAATCTTATCTGGTGGGACGCGCCGAGCATCGCCAGTTGATCCAGGTTCAAAACGATTTGCTTCAAGCCGAGTTAGACTTGGCCACAACGCGGTCCGAACGACTGAAACTTTACCAACAGTTGGTCGACAACTTGCAGGCCTATGAAAAGCTGCTGGAAGCACGGTTTGCAAACGGTACGACCCAACAGACCGACGTCTTGTCCACAAAAGCAGATCGACTGAAAGCGGAAGTTGCACTGCGGCGACAACAGATCCTAGACGAGTGA
- a CDS encoding class I SAM-dependent methyltransferase: MPSPDWNARFSESEYAYGTEPNEFLVQQAFRVSGPVLSIAEGEGRNAAYLASNGHHVHAVDGSAVGLAKAVKLADQYGVQISTEVSDLSDYEPAENAFRSIISIYAHLDGSIRRRLYPLLAKALKPGAILILEAYSENQIGRGTGGPGDVDLLMSCSKIENEFVGLETVCLHEIEREVHEGKFHTGMASVIQYVGRKA; this comes from the coding sequence ATGCCATCGCCCGACTGGAATGCTCGATTTTCGGAAAGCGAGTATGCGTACGGAACGGAACCGAATGAATTTCTGGTCCAACAGGCTTTCCGCGTGTCGGGCCCCGTTCTTTCAATCGCCGAAGGCGAGGGACGCAACGCCGCGTATCTGGCCAGCAACGGGCACCATGTTCATGCAGTTGATGGTTCCGCAGTCGGACTTGCAAAAGCCGTCAAACTGGCCGATCAATATGGCGTGCAAATTTCAACCGAAGTTTCTGATCTGAGCGACTACGAACCAGCCGAAAACGCTTTCAGATCCATCATTTCGATTTACGCGCACTTGGACGGGTCCATTCGTCGACGGCTGTATCCGCTGCTTGCCAAAGCCCTCAAGCCTGGAGCCATCTTGATCCTAGAGGCCTATTCGGAGAATCAGATTGGTCGTGGGACGGGAGGTCCGGGCGATGTCGACTTGCTGATGTCATGCAGCAAGATCGAGAATGAATTTGTGGGTCTCGAAACCGTTTGCTTGCACGAAATTGAACGCGAGGTTCACGAAGGGAAGTTCCACACCGGCATGGCATCCGTCATCCAGTACGTGGGGCGAAAAGCATAA
- a CDS encoding nuclear transport factor 2 family protein — protein MNFKEEVPEIDPPWTQREELNAALLRRWLKAGWEANDSSLVDEHFHPECIISGLAPEVIEGLDEMRVTHRAMCARLQHRTATIQFLLMRGDQFSAAMEFEGRQRDANLDVAMEVCCFGTMRNGLIYRAHNIIDYTGLYAKLGLLDLGKLAEHFG, from the coding sequence ATGAATTTCAAAGAAGAAGTTCCCGAAATTGATCCCCCTTGGACTCAACGGGAAGAGCTGAATGCGGCGCTGTTGCGGCGTTGGCTGAAGGCGGGATGGGAAGCCAACGACAGCTCGTTGGTCGACGAACATTTTCATCCGGAATGTATCATCAGCGGTCTGGCGCCGGAGGTGATCGAAGGCCTGGACGAAATGCGGGTCACCCATCGTGCGATGTGCGCGCGATTGCAACACCGCACCGCCACGATTCAATTCCTGTTGATGCGGGGCGACCAATTTTCGGCTGCCATGGAGTTCGAAGGACGTCAGCGCGATGCGAACTTGGATGTCGCGATGGAAGTCTGCTGCTTCGGAACGATGCGGAACGGGCTGATTTACAGGGCACATAATATCATCGATTACACGGGGCTGTACGCGAAGCTGGGACTGTTGGATCTTGGCAAACTTGCCGAACACTTTGGCTGA
- a CDS encoding zinc ribbon domain-containing protein, protein MELTATPVPERRRVTSTAIESLLDIAAIVILCLGVAASITVLAWVGIVGLGMACWLILGSFLNWLVFRALAEVIRLLKRSVDLDYAGRISGSYVDTVMTCSNCGAILRSDVCCDSCGARLTKVDPKD, encoded by the coding sequence ATGGAATTGACCGCAACGCCCGTGCCCGAGCGCCGCAGGGTCACCAGTACGGCGATTGAATCGCTGCTTGATATTGCCGCCATTGTCATCCTCTGTTTGGGCGTTGCGGCATCGATCACGGTGTTGGCATGGGTCGGGATCGTGGGTCTCGGCATGGCTTGCTGGTTGATCCTGGGATCATTTTTGAACTGGTTGGTGTTCCGGGCATTGGCCGAAGTCATCCGCCTGTTGAAGCGATCGGTGGATCTGGACTATGCCGGTCGTATTTCCGGGTCGTACGTCGACACAGTGATGACCTGCAGCAACTGCGGCGCGATTCTACGGTCTGATGTCTGTTGTGATTCCTGCGGCGCACGACTGACAAAGGTCGACCCCAAGGATTGA